The Peribacillus simplex genome contains a region encoding:
- a CDS encoding bifunctional cystathionine gamma-lyase/homocysteine desulfhydrase: MRKKTQLIHGGIFGDEKTGAVSVPIYQVSTYKQDGPGNHRGYEYSRTGNPTRHALEELIKDLEEGKRGFAFGSGMAAMTAVMMLFSQGDHVLMTDDVYGGSFRVITKVLNRFGVEATFINTSDIHSIEKEIKDNTKALFIETPTNPLLKITDLEEVSKIAKENGILTIVDNTFSTPYWQNPLSLGADIVLHSATKYLGGHSDVVAGLVVVNDENLGNDLHFIQNSTGGVLGPQDSWLLMRGIKTLGIRMEEHEKNTSEIVRFLSGHKEVSKIYYPGLENHPNHDIAKKQSRGFGGMVSFDVGSAEKAESVLNKVKFFTLAESLGAVESLISIPALMTHASIPAERRAELGITDGLIRISVGLEDVEDLLEDLEQALQG, encoded by the coding sequence ATGAGAAAAAAAACACAATTGATCCATGGCGGCATTTTTGGTGATGAAAAAACGGGAGCGGTTTCGGTGCCGATTTATCAGGTGAGCACCTATAAACAGGATGGTCCCGGAAATCATCGGGGATATGAATATTCCCGCACGGGCAACCCAACCCGCCATGCCCTCGAAGAATTGATCAAGGATCTCGAAGAAGGAAAAAGAGGCTTCGCCTTCGGATCAGGAATGGCAGCGATGACCGCAGTTATGATGCTGTTCAGTCAAGGTGATCATGTATTGATGACCGATGACGTTTATGGAGGGTCTTTCCGGGTCATCACTAAAGTGCTTAACCGCTTCGGGGTGGAAGCAACGTTCATCAATACGAGTGACATACACTCGATCGAAAAAGAGATAAAGGACAATACGAAGGCATTGTTCATTGAAACACCGACGAACCCATTATTGAAAATCACCGATCTGGAAGAAGTATCGAAAATAGCTAAAGAAAACGGCATCCTCACCATTGTGGATAATACCTTCAGTACACCATACTGGCAAAATCCGCTTTCACTTGGAGCTGATATCGTGCTTCATAGCGCTACGAAGTACCTGGGGGGACACAGCGATGTTGTAGCGGGTCTTGTCGTGGTGAATGACGAGAATCTTGGCAATGACCTTCATTTCATCCAAAACTCTACAGGAGGCGTGCTAGGGCCCCAGGATTCATGGTTGCTTATGCGAGGCATTAAAACGCTGGGAATCAGGATGGAAGAACATGAAAAAAATACATCTGAAATCGTCCGTTTCCTATCCGGGCATAAAGAAGTATCGAAAATCTATTACCCAGGTCTTGAAAACCACCCAAATCATGATATTGCCAAAAAACAATCGCGTGGATTCGGAGGTATGGTTTCATTTGATGTCGGCAGTGCCGAAAAAGCCGAATCCGTTTTGAATAAAGTGAAATTCTTTACACTTGCGGAAAGTCTAGGGGCAGTGGAGAGCTTAATTTCCATTCCGGCCTTGATGACACATGCTTCCATTCCGGCTGAGCGCCGTGCAGAGCTTGGAATAACGGATGGGTTGATTCGTATTTCGGTAGGTCTGGAAGATGTTGAAGACTTATTGGAAGACTTGGAACAAGCGCTGCAAGGATAA
- a CDS encoding YrrS family protein, which produces MGSRFNQRDQKRKVNKIYNIAITIVSILIVIVAVSIFLSDDGTETKKATTEPKQIADTDSGKVADKPAGKEEETDSEKEDAVGDSEATEEDAAEKDSKATEEDAEEKAEDGADSEKAGDAELVEVEGSGDGNVASTYTSEGWKPVGTEQSGEHTTSFEKGSVDWNEMSKAIASGAGIDEGSMKLWWLQNGGSPSTAIGTVSEGDDPKTFRVYIEWVDGSGWKPVKVEELKTNDKR; this is translated from the coding sequence TTGGGCTCACGTTTCAATCAGAGAGATCAAAAAAGAAAAGTAAATAAAATATATAATATTGCAATCACCATCGTTTCCATTTTAATCGTCATTGTCGCAGTCTCGATTTTCTTGAGTGATGATGGCACCGAAACAAAAAAAGCCACGACTGAACCAAAGCAAATCGCCGATACAGATTCGGGGAAAGTAGCGGACAAGCCTGCTGGCAAAGAAGAAGAAACGGATTCTGAGAAGGAAGACGCAGTAGGAGATAGTGAAGCAACAGAAGAAGATGCAGCAGAAAAAGATAGTAAAGCAACAGAGGAAGATGCAGAAGAGAAGGCTGAAGATGGTGCAGATTCAGAAAAAGCTGGGGATGCCGAACTTGTGGAAGTGGAAGGCAGCGGAGATGGCAATGTTGCGTCAACATATACGAGTGAGGGCTGGAAACCAGTAGGAACTGAGCAATCCGGGGAGCACACTACAAGCTTCGAAAAGGGCTCGGTCGATTGGAATGAAATGAGTAAAGCCATAGCAAGCGGGGCTGGAATCGATGAAGGCAGCATGAAGCTATGGTGGCTGCAAAACGGCGGTTCACCCAGCACGGCAATCGGTACCGTTTCTGAAGGCGATGATCCTAAAACCTTCCGCGTTTATATTGAATGGGTGGACGGATCAGGTTGGAAACCTGTAAAAGTCGAAGAGCTGAAGACAAACGATAAAAGGTAA
- a CDS encoding sporulation histidine kinase inhibitor Sda: MQKLSDDLLLESYFKAQNLKLSTDFIRLIETEIHRRSLTHKIRSIF, encoded by the coding sequence ATGCAAAAACTATCTGATGACCTGTTGCTTGAATCCTATTTTAAAGCACAGAATTTAAAGTTGAGTACCGATTTCATCCGCCTCATAGAAACGGAAATTCATCGAAGATCCCTGACACATAAAATCCGATCAATATTCTAA
- the sigK gene encoding RNA polymerase sporulation sigma factor SigK → MPGILTVVGYIIKEFYFFVSYVKNNAFPQPLSSQDEKRYLKLMSEGDGDARNILIEHNLRLVAHIVKKFENTGEDTEDLISIGTIGLIKAIESYSDGKGTKLATYAARCIENEILMHLRATKKTKKDISLHDPIGQDKEGNEISLIDVLKSESEDVIDTIQLNMEIEKVKKYIDILDEREKEVIVGRFGLDLKKEKTQREIAKELGISRSYVSRIEKRALMKMFHEFYRAEKEKEKKAKG, encoded by the coding sequence ATGCCCGGAATACTTACAGTTGTCGGTTATATTATCAAAGAATTTTACTTCTTCGTTTCCTATGTGAAAAACAACGCTTTTCCCCAGCCCTTGTCATCTCAGGATGAAAAGAGATATCTGAAGCTAATGAGCGAGGGAGACGGTGATGCGCGTAACATCCTGATCGAACATAATCTCAGACTTGTTGCCCATATCGTCAAGAAATTCGAGAATACGGGCGAAGATACAGAGGATCTGATTTCGATTGGGACAATTGGTTTGATAAAGGCCATTGAGAGTTATTCGGATGGGAAGGGTACGAAGCTGGCCACATATGCGGCGCGATGCATTGAGAATGAGATCTTGATGCATTTACGGGCGACAAAGAAAACGAAGAAAGATATTTCCCTGCATGATCCGATCGGTCAAGATAAAGAAGGGAATGAAATCAGTTTAATCGATGTACTGAAATCGGAATCGGAAGATGTCATCGATACGATTCAGCTCAATATGGAAATTGAAAAAGTGAAGAAGTATATTGATATTTTGGATGAACGCGAAAAGGAAGTCATTGTAGGCAGGTTCGGACTGGATTTGAAAAAGGAAAAAACCCAGAGGGAAATCGCTAAAGAGCTAGGGATTTCCCGCAGTTATGTATCAAGGATCGAAAAACGTGCCTTAATGAAGATGTTCCACGAATTTTACAGAGCAGAAAAAGAGAAGGAAAAGAAAGCCAAAGGATAG
- the pssA gene encoding CDP-diacylglycerol--serine O-phosphatidyltransferase, whose product MFLLHALDQTIKKVKTQTANILTLINLSLGGFAIIAVMHGQLNLSLLLIFLAALADRFDGMVARKFNIESELGKQLDSMCDIISFGVAPALLLYQGILIEFGAPGTLFTVFYIGCGAFRLARFNISESNGYFTGVPITVAGCIATLSYLAIPYFHPVFFLSLMIILSLLMVSPFKLKKV is encoded by the coding sequence ATGTTTTTATTACACGCCCTAGATCAAACCATTAAAAAAGTGAAAACACAAACAGCAAATATACTTACTTTAATCAATTTATCCCTTGGTGGATTTGCGATAATTGCCGTAATGCACGGCCAATTGAATTTAAGCCTGCTATTAATTTTCCTGGCTGCCCTTGCAGATCGCTTTGACGGTATGGTTGCACGGAAATTCAACATTGAATCGGAATTGGGTAAGCAACTTGATTCGATGTGTGACATCATATCCTTTGGTGTCGCACCAGCTCTATTATTATACCAAGGAATATTAATAGAATTCGGAGCACCTGGCACACTCTTCACGGTTTTCTATATTGGCTGTGGCGCATTTCGTCTCGCCCGCTTCAATATAAGTGAAAGCAATGGATACTTTACAGGAGTGCCAATTACGGTTGCGGGCTGCATCGCTACTTTAAGTTATCTAGCCATCCCGTATTTCCATCCGGTCTTTTTCTTATCCCTCATGATTATATTATCATTACTTATGGTCAGTCCATTTAAACTGAAGAAAGTTTAA
- a CDS encoding YrhC family protein codes for MKNRKKQTVALLRSKMVDFKQFAITLLCVGSFFYLGTILPSGDKAMIGTYVYMGATITFLGMSIVFFSLSKKYKKILAEMDDQDSLQ; via the coding sequence ATGAAAAACCGCAAAAAACAAACGGTTGCATTGCTGCGTTCGAAAATGGTCGATTTTAAACAATTTGCAATCACTTTGTTATGTGTGGGTTCGTTCTTCTATTTAGGAACCATCCTTCCCTCTGGCGACAAAGCGATGATTGGCACGTATGTCTATATGGGAGCGACAATAACGTTCCTGGGCATGTCCATAGTCTTTTTCTCATTATCCAAAAAATACAAAAAGATCCTGGCCGAAATGGATGACCAGGACTCTTTACAATAA
- the mtnN gene encoding 5'-methylthioadenosine/S-adenosylhomocysteine nucleosidase, producing MKVAIIGAMEEEVTILRDKLEGLEQVTIAGSEFNTGKLNGVEVILLKSGIGKVNAAMSTAILLEKFKPDAVINTGSAGGYHPALNVGDVVISSEVRHHDVDVTIFGYEYGQVPQLPAAFIPDEKLFAIAEEAAKEIEDIQVAKGLIVTGDSFMNDPDRVEFVRGKFSDLYAVEMEAAAIAQVAFQFKTPFVIIRSLSDIAGKESNISFDKFLETAALHSAALILKMVEKMK from the coding sequence ATGAAGGTAGCCATAATCGGAGCAATGGAAGAAGAAGTTACGATTTTACGTGATAAATTGGAAGGTTTGGAGCAGGTGACCATTGCCGGTTCCGAGTTCAATACAGGCAAACTGAATGGTGTCGAGGTCATTTTGCTTAAATCGGGAATCGGTAAAGTGAATGCGGCAATGTCCACTGCGATCCTGTTAGAAAAATTCAAACCGGATGCAGTCATCAATACTGGCTCTGCCGGCGGTTATCATCCAGCACTTAATGTAGGGGATGTGGTCATATCCTCGGAAGTACGGCACCATGATGTCGATGTGACGATTTTCGGATATGAATACGGTCAAGTCCCTCAGCTGCCTGCAGCTTTCATCCCGGATGAGAAGCTTTTCGCAATAGCGGAAGAAGCAGCAAAAGAAATCGAGGATATACAAGTGGCAAAAGGGTTGATCGTGACGGGCGATTCTTTCATGAATGATCCTGACAGGGTTGAATTCGTCAGAGGGAAATTCTCCGATTTATACGCGGTGGAAATGGAAGCGGCAGCCATTGCACAGGTAGCCTTCCAATTCAAGACACCGTTTGTCATCATTCGTTCCCTTTCGGATATCGCAGGTAAGGAGTCCAATATTTCCTTTGATAAATTCCTGGAAACTGCGGCTCTTCATTCAGCGGCACTGATTTTGAAAATGGTTGAAAAAATGAAATGA
- a CDS encoding M3 family oligoendopeptidase encodes MGYSLTWDLDIFFKGGSSSKEFLIFLDEINGEVKELDRIVSNINPEGNDENRLIQAFDLFKNTNMKSTQASAFIGCLEAQNAQDKKAGQLRIKQMKIVASLKMVLSKLDEKLIQLDDAFFNKILEKEPLNELGFVLNERREKAKEKLSVKEESLITQLAMDGFEGWSQMYDTIVGSMTIPYKGEKLSVGQAANKFSDPDERTRKELFTAWEQAWEEKSDLFARTLNHLAGFRLSVNEKRGWDDILKEPLEIGRMKKETLESMWNVIADHKEPLVRFLERKAELLDLDKLSWADLDAPLAVTAESKVMDYQEGADFIIQQFSKFGSQLANFTQKAFEDSWIEAEDRPGKRPGGFCTGFPLNKQSRIFMTYSGTPSNVSTLAHELGHAFHSYAMRDIHPLNRSYAMNVAETASTFAEMVVADAAVKEAASEEEKLVLLEDKIQRSVALLMNIHARYLFETRFYDERKQGYVSAERLNELMVDAQKEAYGDALSDYNPTFWASKLHFYITGVPFYNFPYTFGYLFSLGIYANALKEPAGFEEKYIALLKDTGSMMVEDLAEKHLGVDLKTRDFWEEAVNACMEDVEEFLRLTDPLVRKA; translated from the coding sequence ATGGGATATTCTTTGACGTGGGATTTGGATATCTTTTTTAAAGGAGGAAGCTCTTCTAAGGAGTTCCTGATTTTTTTAGATGAAATTAACGGCGAGGTAAAAGAATTAGACCGAATTGTAAGCAATATCAATCCAGAAGGAAATGATGAAAACCGTTTAATCCAGGCATTTGATCTTTTTAAAAATACAAATATGAAATCCACACAGGCAAGTGCATTCATTGGCTGCCTGGAAGCTCAAAATGCACAGGATAAAAAGGCTGGTCAGCTGCGGATCAAACAAATGAAAATAGTCGCTTCACTAAAAATGGTGTTAAGCAAGCTGGATGAAAAGTTGATACAGCTTGATGATGCTTTCTTTAATAAAATCCTCGAAAAAGAACCATTGAATGAATTGGGATTCGTATTGAATGAACGTCGGGAAAAGGCAAAGGAAAAGCTTTCCGTGAAGGAAGAATCATTAATCACCCAATTGGCCATGGATGGTTTCGAAGGTTGGAGCCAAATGTATGATACGATCGTCGGTTCGATGACCATCCCTTATAAGGGTGAAAAGCTTTCTGTTGGCCAAGCAGCGAATAAATTTTCCGATCCCGATGAAAGGACCCGGAAAGAATTATTTACTGCGTGGGAACAGGCTTGGGAGGAAAAAAGTGACCTTTTTGCCCGGACTTTGAACCACTTGGCCGGATTTCGCCTCAGTGTGAATGAAAAACGGGGCTGGGATGATATTTTGAAAGAGCCTCTTGAAATAGGGAGGATGAAAAAAGAAACCCTCGAAAGCATGTGGAATGTAATTGCCGATCATAAGGAGCCGCTTGTGAGGTTTTTAGAAAGGAAAGCAGAGTTACTGGATTTGGATAAATTAAGTTGGGCGGATTTGGACGCACCGCTCGCGGTTACAGCAGAGTCCAAAGTAATGGATTATCAAGAAGGTGCAGACTTCATCATACAGCAATTCTCTAAGTTCGGGTCTCAATTAGCAAACTTCACCCAAAAAGCGTTTGAAGACAGCTGGATTGAAGCGGAGGACAGACCAGGTAAGAGACCAGGCGGTTTTTGTACCGGCTTTCCATTAAATAAGCAGTCAAGAATTTTCATGACGTATTCGGGCACACCATCCAATGTATCGACATTGGCCCATGAATTGGGACATGCATTCCATTCATATGCGATGAGGGATATCCATCCGTTGAATCGGTCATATGCCATGAATGTGGCTGAAACCGCTTCTACTTTTGCTGAGATGGTCGTTGCGGATGCAGCTGTGAAGGAAGCGGCCAGTGAGGAAGAAAAACTGGTGCTTTTAGAAGATAAAATTCAGCGTTCCGTGGCATTATTGATGAATATCCATGCCCGCTACTTATTCGAAACAAGGTTTTATGATGAGAGGAAACAAGGTTATGTCAGTGCCGAACGGTTGAATGAACTGATGGTCGATGCACAAAAAGAAGCGTATGGCGATGCTTTAAGTGATTATAATCCAACGTTTTGGGCTTCAAAGCTCCATTTTTATATTACTGGTGTACCATTTTATAATTTTCCGTACACATTCGGATATTTATTCTCATTAGGCATATACGCGAATGCCCTGAAAGAACCAGCAGGATTCGAAGAAAAATATATCGCTCTATTAAAGGATACCGGTTCCATGATGGTCGAGGATTTGGCGGAGAAGCATTTGGGCGTCGATTTGAAGACCCGGGATTTTTGGGAAGAAGCGGTCAATGCCTGTATGGAGGATGTAGAAGAATTCTTGCGTTTGACCGACCCCCTAGTCCGAAAAGCTTAA
- a CDS encoding YqeG family HAD IIIA-type phosphatase, whose product MLKLFLPSEHVKSIFNIDPQELKKRGIKGVITDLDNTLVEWDRPTATPDLIKWFDNMRDHGILVTIVSNNNENRVRAFSDPLHIPFIFQARKPMARAFHKARKAMGLKLEETVVIGDQLLTDVLGGNRGGFHTILVLPVAQTDEFRTRINRYFERKIMAFFKRKGMIEWEDHN is encoded by the coding sequence ATGCTTAAATTATTTTTGCCGAGTGAACATGTTAAAAGCATTTTTAATATAGATCCTCAAGAATTGAAAAAAAGAGGGATAAAGGGAGTCATTACCGATTTGGATAATACCCTCGTTGAATGGGACAGGCCAACTGCCACCCCCGATTTAATCAAATGGTTCGACAATATGCGGGATCATGGGATTTTAGTGACGATTGTGTCCAATAATAATGAAAATCGGGTTCGGGCTTTTTCCGATCCGCTTCACATTCCGTTTATCTTCCAGGCCAGAAAACCGATGGCAAGAGCTTTCCATAAAGCCCGAAAGGCAATGGGATTGAAACTGGAAGAAACGGTGGTAATCGGCGATCAGTTATTGACGGATGTATTGGGAGGGAACAGAGGCGGGTTTCATACGATCTTAGTGCTCCCAGTAGCGCAAACCGACGAATTCAGAACGAGGATCAATCGTTATTTTGAAAGAAAGATCATGGCGTTTTTTAAACGAAAAGGAATGATAGAATGGGAGGATCACAATTGA
- a CDS encoding PLP-dependent cysteine synthase family protein: MKVFQNIHELIGKTPMMEITHFPLPDEVRIFAKLEYFNPGGSVKDRLGQELLAQALQTGKVKKGGTIIEPTAGNTGIGLALAAINSGVDVIFCVPEKFSAEKQELMRALGANVIQTPTEEGMTGAIAKAKELLAEIPGSYCPQQFANPSNPDAYYKTLGPEIWEQMEGDVDVFVAGAGTGGTFMGTSRYLKEKDAAVKTVIVEPEGSILNGGKPGPHKTEGIGMEFLPAYMDETYFDQIHTVSDRDAFHMVKELAIKEGLLVGSSSGAAFAAAMKEAAKAPRGSNIVVIFPDSSERYLSKKIYQGGI; encoded by the coding sequence ATGAAAGTCTTTCAAAATATTCATGAGTTGATAGGGAAAACGCCGATGATGGAAATCACCCATTTCCCGCTTCCGGATGAGGTCCGTATCTTTGCCAAACTCGAATACTTTAATCCGGGAGGCAGTGTGAAGGATCGGCTTGGTCAAGAATTGTTAGCCCAAGCGTTACAGACTGGGAAGGTGAAAAAGGGCGGGACGATCATCGAACCGACTGCCGGAAATACTGGGATTGGCTTGGCGTTGGCTGCGATAAACAGTGGAGTGGACGTGATATTTTGCGTTCCGGAGAAATTCAGTGCCGAGAAACAGGAATTGATGCGTGCCCTTGGAGCAAATGTGATCCAGACCCCGACAGAGGAAGGAATGACAGGAGCAATCGCAAAGGCTAAGGAACTGCTGGCTGAAATTCCAGGGTCATATTGTCCCCAGCAGTTCGCCAACCCATCCAATCCTGATGCATATTATAAAACGCTGGGACCTGAAATATGGGAACAGATGGAAGGCGATGTGGATGTGTTTGTAGCCGGTGCCGGGACGGGCGGGACATTCATGGGAACATCGCGATATTTAAAAGAAAAGGACGCTGCTGTCAAAACGGTCATAGTCGAACCAGAAGGGTCGATTTTAAACGGCGGCAAGCCAGGACCCCATAAAACAGAGGGGATCGGGATGGAATTTTTACCTGCCTATATGGATGAAACGTATTTTGACCAAATCCATACGGTAAGCGATCGTGACGCTTTCCATATGGTAAAGGAATTGGCGATTAAAGAAGGCCTACTTGTCGGCAGTTCTTCAGGTGCGGCCTTTGCAGCGGCCATGAAAGAAGCAGCAAAGGCTCCCCGGGGGTCGAATATCGTCGTCATATTTCCGGATTCCAGTGAACGATACTTAAGCAAAAAAATTTATCAGGGAGGTATATGA
- a CDS encoding phosphatidylserine decarboxylase, with amino-acid sequence MFQSLYRILIELTNGQYSSGLLKHFSQSRWSRPLILLYVKTFNLNQQEFGKEVKAYTNLHELFTRQLKADARPITAVPSAVACPVDGVLEDSGEIRADKNIVVKGKVYSMEEMLGDELFLEKYLGGKYLVLYLSPSHYHRIHAPIKGSVVKRWTLGRKSYPVNKWGMKYGKEPLSKNYRTITELQNEAGSLAMVKVGAMFINSIVITDESDELEKGQEFSYFSFGSTVVLLFEKGSFELEGNISIPADVRVGETIGFMRAV; translated from the coding sequence TTGTTTCAGTCTTTGTATCGCATTCTTATTGAACTGACGAATGGTCAGTATTCATCAGGTTTATTAAAGCATTTTAGCCAATCTCGCTGGAGCAGGCCTTTAATTTTACTTTATGTAAAAACATTCAATCTTAATCAACAGGAATTTGGTAAGGAGGTAAAAGCTTATACTAACCTGCACGAGCTATTTACCAGGCAGTTAAAGGCGGATGCCAGGCCGATTACGGCAGTTCCTTCTGCGGTAGCTTGTCCCGTGGACGGTGTTCTTGAGGATTCAGGGGAGATACGTGCTGATAAAAATATCGTCGTTAAGGGAAAGGTATATTCAATGGAGGAAATGCTGGGGGATGAGCTTTTTTTGGAAAAGTACTTAGGGGGCAAATATCTCGTGCTGTACTTAAGCCCGAGTCATTACCATAGGATCCATGCACCAATCAAGGGTTCAGTGGTCAAACGTTGGACCCTTGGAAGGAAATCGTACCCCGTCAATAAATGGGGGATGAAATATGGAAAAGAGCCTTTATCAAAAAATTACCGGACAATAACCGAACTTCAAAATGAAGCGGGAAGTCTGGCAATGGTGAAAGTCGGTGCCATGTTCATAAATTCGATCGTCATTACTGATGAATCGGATGAATTGGAAAAAGGACAGGAATTTTCTTATTTCAGCTTCGGTTCCACAGTGGTGCTTCTTTTTGAAAAAGGAAGTTTTGAACTTGAAGGAAACATATCGATTCCCGCTGATGTCCGTGTTGGTGAAACAATCGGATTCATGAGAGCCGTCTAA
- a CDS encoding DUF2536 family protein codes for MSFQLDLNLFEDKIEFFEAESIKNLEEKIQAQIEINKAIMLQVESVSHQMYVSEEGRRFYSAVVHFKAKK; via the coding sequence ATGAGTTTTCAACTCGACTTAAACTTATTCGAAGATAAAATAGAATTTTTCGAGGCAGAAAGCATTAAGAATCTTGAAGAAAAAATCCAAGCACAAATTGAAATCAATAAAGCGATCATGCTCCAGGTGGAATCCGTGTCACACCAAATGTATGTAAGTGAAGAAGGCAGACGTTTTTATAGTGCAGTCGTCCACTTTAAAGCAAAAAAATGA
- a CDS encoding class I SAM-dependent DNA methyltransferase — protein MGREFIDLFEEWSKSYDDTVGGHDIEYQEVFKHYDNILEIVTDRAHGHVLEFGVGTGNLTERLLKKGLKVSGIEPSPAMREIAVSKLGGKTEIVDGDFIDFPKPEQVDSIVSTYAFHHLTDEEKEKAIANYGKLLNTGGKIVFADTMYQSREAHERAIQDASQAGFHNLANDLQTEYYTTIPFLESVLEANGYKVSFERCNQFVWIMEAEKL, from the coding sequence ATGGGCAGAGAATTTATAGATTTATTTGAAGAATGGTCAAAATCGTATGATGATACGGTTGGTGGACACGATATTGAGTATCAAGAGGTTTTTAAACATTATGATAACATATTGGAAATCGTCACGGATCGGGCTCATGGCCATGTGCTCGAGTTCGGAGTAGGTACCGGGAATTTGACGGAAAGGCTTTTGAAGAAAGGCCTGAAGGTATCGGGAATAGAACCTTCACCTGCGATGAGGGAAATAGCGGTAAGCAAGCTCGGCGGAAAAACAGAAATTGTCGATGGCGATTTTATCGATTTTCCGAAGCCGGAACAGGTTGATTCGATCGTGAGTACGTACGCTTTTCATCATTTAACCGATGAAGAAAAAGAAAAAGCTATAGCCAACTATGGAAAGTTACTGAATACTGGTGGTAAAATAGTGTTTGCGGATACGATGTATCAATCAAGGGAAGCGCATGAACGAGCGATTCAAGATGCAAGTCAGGCAGGCTTTCATAATTTGGCAAACGATTTGCAAACGGAATATTATACTACGATTCCTTTTTTGGAAAGTGTGCTTGAAGCAAATGGATATAAAGTGAGCTTCGAGCGCTGCAATCAATTTGTCTGGATTATGGAGGCGGAAAAATTATAG
- a CDS encoding YrzI family small protein: MTLNMLFFTITIKMKKMTAEECLQQERIHKIREEHLDKALKHRPFF; the protein is encoded by the coding sequence ATGACACTGAATATGCTTTTTTTCACAATCACGATTAAAATGAAAAAAATGACTGCCGAGGAATGTTTGCAACAGGAGAGAATCCACAAGATTCGAGAAGAACATCTAGATAAAGCGCTGAAACATCGTCCTTTTTTCTAA